A window of Chloroflexota bacterium contains these coding sequences:
- the holA gene encoding DNA polymerase III subunit delta, whose product MLYLFHGEDEFTRSEALAKAKKSLGDPIVAGLNTTVFDGRKINLVTLIQACDALPFMSERRLVIVEEFWSKFEPPKEGKLRDKQPKISEADEAFFEGLKQYLPRLPETTYLAFVESRSLSPTNPVFRTLPLDKKWVYVKEFTPPAERDLGRWIEQRMKAKGGKITPQAAHALACLVGSELRVLDQELEKLLAYANFQRTVTLNDVHELVNEARTYNVFALVNAIGLRQRENAVRYLHKLLESGAAPAYLLTMIERQFRILLQVTELQSQGVKRAQIQKTLEIRHAFIVDKASEQAEKFSIERLESIYRRLAEVEQAIKTGQMDELLALDLLVVELCAG is encoded by the coding sequence GTGCTTTACCTCTTTCACGGCGAAGACGAGTTCACGCGCTCTGAGGCACTGGCGAAAGCAAAGAAGAGTCTGGGCGATCCTATTGTGGCCGGCCTCAATACAACCGTGTTTGATGGGCGCAAGATCAACCTGGTGACACTCATCCAGGCTTGCGATGCGTTGCCCTTCATGTCTGAGCGGCGTCTGGTGATTGTGGAAGAGTTCTGGTCTAAGTTTGAACCGCCTAAGGAGGGCAAGTTAAGGGATAAGCAACCAAAGATTTCTGAGGCCGATGAGGCCTTCTTTGAAGGGTTGAAACAGTACTTGCCACGATTGCCAGAGACCACTTACCTTGCTTTTGTCGAGAGCCGCTCCCTCAGCCCAACAAATCCTGTTTTCCGCACTCTACCCTTGGACAAGAAATGGGTGTATGTAAAGGAATTTACCCCTCCGGCGGAACGCGATTTGGGACGTTGGATCGAGCAGCGCATGAAAGCAAAAGGCGGGAAAATCACCCCTCAGGCTGCCCACGCACTGGCTTGTCTTGTCGGCAGCGAGCTGCGAGTGTTGGACCAGGAGTTGGAGAAGCTGCTGGCTTACGCCAACTTTCAGCGGACTGTGACGCTCAACGATGTGCACGAACTGGTCAACGAGGCAAGAACGTACAACGTGTTTGCCCTCGTTAATGCGATTGGGTTGCGTCAGAGGGAGAACGCAGTCCGCTACTTACATAAACTGCTCGAAAGCGGAGCAGCACCAGCGTACCTGCTCACCATGATCGAGCGTCAATTCCGTATCTTGTTGCAAGTGACGGAACTGCAATCCCAAGGTGTCAAGCGAGCCCAAATTCAGAAGACCTTGGAAATTAGGCACGCTTTCATTGTTGACAAGGCATCGGAGCAAGCAGAGAAGTTTTCTATAGAACGGTTGGAATCCATCTATCGTCGGTTGGCCGAGGTCGAGCAGGCCATTAAAACTGGTCAGATGGATGAGTTGTTGGCTCTCGACTTGCTAGTAGTGGAACTTTGTGCAGGATGA
- a CDS encoding tyrosine--tRNA ligase: MDAIERIFDRTVAEVIVREELEEKLRSGRKLRLKLGLDPSKPNLHIGHAIALRKLRQFQELGHQVVLIVGDWTAQIGDPSGRDETRTMLSAEEVRRNAETYMRQFFIVVDRSRTEVRWQSEWFGKFTLADVFNLASRFTLAQMMAHETFRQRWEQGRALTLMELMYPLLQAYDSVAIQADVEFGGTDQKFNILAGRELQASLGLPAQDVFLVPLLPGIDGRKMSKSFGNTIDLTDPPDQMYGKAMSISDDMLDEYLTLASEIPDSELAEIRRALADGTVNPRDVKMRLAYDIVRQFHGPEAARKAEEEFVRIFQRRELPSQIPLYEPPDWSPIAIVDLLKNAGLASSASAARRLVEQGGVRIDDEKVEDIGLIVQPREGMVIRVGKRKFVQLVRSRK; this comes from the coding sequence ATGGATGCTATTGAGCGTATCTTTGATCGTACAGTAGCCGAAGTCATCGTCAGAGAGGAATTGGAAGAGAAGCTGCGCTCGGGACGCAAGCTGCGTTTGAAACTGGGACTAGACCCCAGCAAGCCGAACCTGCACATTGGACATGCGATCGCTTTGCGCAAGCTGCGACAGTTTCAGGAGTTGGGACACCAGGTTGTACTGATCGTGGGCGACTGGACTGCCCAGATTGGCGACCCCAGTGGACGGGATGAAACGCGCACCATGCTCAGTGCGGAAGAAGTGCGGCGTAATGCCGAAACCTACATGCGGCAGTTTTTCATTGTAGTGGACCGCTCACGCACCGAAGTTCGCTGGCAAAGTGAGTGGTTCGGCAAGTTCACCTTAGCGGATGTCTTTAACCTCGCTAGCCGCTTCACTCTGGCCCAGATGATGGCCCATGAGACATTCCGCCAGCGCTGGGAGCAGGGCCGTGCCCTGACACTTATGGAACTGATGTACCCCTTATTGCAGGCGTACGACTCGGTGGCCATCCAGGCGGATGTCGAATTTGGAGGCACGGATCAGAAATTCAATATCTTGGCCGGACGCGAACTGCAGGCCAGTCTTGGCTTGCCCGCACAGGATGTCTTTCTGGTACCGCTTTTGCCTGGCATTGATGGACGCAAAATGAGCAAAAGCTTTGGCAACACAATAGACCTGACCGATCCGCCCGATCAGATGTATGGCAAAGCTATGTCTATCAGCGATGACATGCTCGATGAATACCTGACTCTAGCCAGTGAGATACCTGATAGCGAATTAGCAGAGATACGGCGTGCACTTGCCGATGGCACGGTCAACCCGCGAGATGTGAAAATGCGCCTGGCCTATGATATCGTGCGGCAATTTCATGGCCCGGAAGCGGCACGCAAAGCAGAGGAGGAGTTCGTCCGAATTTTTCAGCGACGTGAACTACCAAGCCAAATTCCGCTTTATGAACCGCCTGACTGGTCACCCATAGCAATCGTAGATTTGTTGAAAAATGCAGGACTGGCAAGCAGTGCTAGTGCAGCTCGGCGACTGGTTGAGCAAGGCGGAGTACGAATTGATGACGAGAAAGTGGAGGATATTGGCCTGATTGTTCAGCCTCGGGAGGGAATGGTCATCCGGGTAGGAAAGCGCAAGTTTGTTCAGCTCGTGCGCTCTAGGAAATAG
- a CDS encoding YncE family protein — translation MGRALICILSLFAVLFLLASCVPTPVPSTPTPTVKAPTQGASPTLLPTATALPSPTFPDRPYLIGEIPLRSLRGVGHAPQAIVILNGRVYVANRSTNNVSVIEGNRVSAVIPVGDKPVALAADAKTGFVYVANEGNDSLSIISSDQVVKTVPTVKSPACLAAWDGRVYVGGRGENVLRVLDGFSGERIGSATLPAPIGILALTVNPATRLLYASVYDSVQIVSLETMTIVAQLKCPVYLTLEADPVHGGFLVGEYDAVSNTSYLVNYAAFGQQEMGRVPIGGDPRGIAVNPQNGRIYVANSWTNDVSVIDGGKLQLVATVPVGLRPWDVAVDEKGRVYVVNADSENVVILDGETNQLHTVVPLALLPRDMAVDENTGRLYIACASTNSVFVLQDQRVTTEVSVGLHPIEVAVDAKRGQLFVLNHVSGDLSVISMRDNRVVKTVNVGSAPQGLAVASEAARLYASDAVLDADSQRVLRNIELLTTYGSVVKPVQIELDAKSGRAYMVAHNGIPGSNGGFIIYVMDLTSGELIPGAVGGLSTTDMVLDSEGQLVFSTAGRFGRFQLIINDAIDFRQVAVVDLPKYPAALAYNPKTHHVFLCLTTTSDPTVEPGPQLWILDSRGFGTVAQLRLPGEPGQVFDPYDMTVDVQRGYVYIADRERGTVHVLRDALLPPPPTPTPTHTPTPWPTLTPQPEPSLTATIIPEPSCQRVPGPPFAGRWMSEPALRLGLGCPTEEMQGGFIAEQPFERGYMIWREADRNIFVLYNDGQWHSFADQWQEGMPEYSCTATPPGGFLQPKRGFGLVWCAQRAVKEGLGWANTEERGNTTEWQAFERGQMIRSRIRPVVYVLFADGSFLEYPDLGS, via the coding sequence ATGGGTCGGGCATTGATCTGCATATTATCGCTATTCGCTGTGCTCTTTTTGCTAGCATCCTGTGTCCCCACACCGGTACCTTCTACTCCTACGCCAACCGTCAAAGCACCAACTCAAGGGGCATCGCCTACTTTGCTGCCCACTGCTACTGCCTTACCCTCGCCAACATTTCCCGATAGGCCGTATCTTATCGGAGAAATACCCCTTCGTTCTCTGCGTGGTGTAGGTCATGCTCCGCAGGCGATCGTCATATTGAATGGCCGAGTCTACGTGGCCAATCGCAGCACTAACAATGTTTCTGTGATTGAAGGAAATCGCGTATCTGCAGTAATCCCTGTTGGCGACAAGCCAGTTGCCCTGGCAGCGGACGCAAAGACTGGTTTCGTGTACGTAGCTAACGAGGGGAATGACTCCCTTTCCATCATCTCAAGCGATCAGGTAGTCAAGACAGTGCCCACTGTCAAAAGCCCCGCTTGCCTGGCTGCCTGGGATGGCCGCGTCTACGTTGGTGGACGTGGGGAGAATGTACTCAGGGTGTTAGACGGCTTTTCAGGTGAACGGATAGGCTCTGCAACTTTGCCAGCACCCATCGGTATATTGGCCCTTACGGTGAACCCAGCGACCAGGTTATTGTATGCTAGTGTGTATGATAGCGTGCAAATCGTGAGTTTGGAAACTATGACCATTGTAGCACAGCTCAAGTGCCCTGTCTATCTCACACTGGAAGCAGACCCGGTGCATGGTGGCTTCCTCGTAGGCGAATATGACGCTGTCAGCAATACGAGCTATTTGGTGAACTATGCCGCGTTTGGGCAGCAAGAGATGGGACGTGTGCCTATTGGTGGGGATCCCCGAGGCATAGCCGTAAATCCCCAAAATGGACGCATTTACGTGGCTAACTCTTGGACAAACGATGTATCAGTTATTGATGGCGGCAAGCTGCAGTTGGTCGCTACCGTGCCGGTTGGACTGCGACCGTGGGATGTGGCTGTGGATGAAAAGGGGCGAGTATACGTAGTCAATGCGGATAGCGAGAACGTGGTCATACTAGATGGCGAAACCAACCAGTTGCACACCGTAGTGCCGCTGGCTTTGCTGCCCCGGGACATGGCGGTAGATGAAAACACTGGACGACTCTACATCGCCTGCGCGAGCACAAACAGCGTTTTCGTGCTGCAGGATCAACGCGTTACGACCGAAGTGTCCGTAGGGTTGCATCCAATTGAGGTAGCAGTGGATGCTAAACGGGGGCAACTGTTTGTTTTAAATCATGTATCTGGGGATTTAAGCGTAATCTCGATGCGTGACAATCGGGTTGTCAAGACTGTGAACGTTGGTTCAGCACCCCAAGGGCTTGCGGTTGCGTCCGAAGCAGCTCGGTTATATGCCAGCGATGCCGTGTTGGATGCCGATAGCCAACGGGTACTGCGCAACATCGAGTTGCTAACTACGTATGGCTCGGTCGTTAAGCCTGTTCAGATCGAACTGGACGCAAAAAGCGGTCGTGCTTACATGGTGGCTCACAATGGCATACCCGGCTCCAATGGCGGTTTCATTATCTATGTGATGGATTTGACCAGCGGAGAATTGATTCCAGGTGCAGTTGGGGGCTTGAGCACCACAGATATGGTGCTAGATTCTGAGGGACAGCTCGTTTTCTCTACAGCGGGGCGCTTTGGGCGCTTTCAATTGATTATCAACGATGCCATCGACTTCAGACAGGTAGCGGTTGTGGATTTGCCCAAGTATCCAGCAGCTCTTGCTTACAACCCCAAGACACACCACGTCTTCCTTTGTCTCACTACTACCTCGGATCCGACTGTTGAACCCGGTCCTCAGTTATGGATTCTCGATAGCCGCGGCTTTGGTACCGTGGCGCAGCTTCGCTTGCCTGGCGAGCCCGGCCAGGTTTTTGACCCGTACGACATGACAGTAGATGTACAACGAGGATACGTGTATATTGCTGACAGGGAAAGAGGCACGGTGCACGTATTGCGCGATGCATTATTGCCACCGCCACCAACTCCCACACCTACACACACGCCAACGCCATGGCCCACGCTGACACCCCAACCTGAACCCAGCCTGACGGCAACAATCATCCCGGAGCCCTCATGTCAGCGGGTTCCAGGGCCACCGTTTGCTGGCCGTTGGATGAGCGAGCCTGCTCTGCGCCTAGGCCTGGGTTGTCCAACTGAAGAGATGCAAGGCGGGTTTATTGCGGAACAGCCCTTTGAACGGGGTTACATGATTTGGCGGGAAGCTGATCGGAACATCTTTGTGTTGTACAACGATGGTCAATGGCACAGCTTTGCCGATCAGTGGCAGGAGGGCATGCCAGAATACAGTTGCACAGCAACTCCCCCAGGAGGCTTTTTACAGCCCAAACGCGGATTTGGCTTGGTCTGGTGCGCACAAAGGGCAGTCAAGGAAGGGCTAGGCTGGGCAAATACAGAAGAACGAGGCAATACGACTGAATGGCAAGCCTTTGAACGTGGGCAGATGATCCGATCCCGTATCCGTCCTGTTGTCTATGTTCTGTTTGCCGATGGCAGTTTTCTGGAGTACCCAGACCTCGGATCTTAA
- a CDS encoding LysM peptidoglycan-binding domain-containing protein, translated as MPSILDRLFGRKKEEEKKEEATPQRVDEEAARARREQLARERQEMEEARRRFEESERQRLEEQKKLEELAKQERERLAAKAQAQAAGAERFYVVQSGDSLSKIAKEMYGDAKRWPEIYEANKELIGDNPNLIHPGQKLRIP; from the coding sequence ATGCCGTCAATTTTAGATCGTCTTTTCGGTCGAAAGAAGGAAGAAGAAAAGAAAGAAGAAGCAACTCCGCAGCGCGTGGATGAAGAAGCAGCGCGGGCACGACGAGAGCAACTCGCTCGTGAACGGCAGGAGATGGAAGAAGCTCGCAGACGTTTCGAGGAGAGCGAACGGCAGCGCCTGGAAGAGCAGAAAAAACTTGAAGAACTTGCCAAACAGGAGCGAGAGCGCCTAGCTGCGAAAGCTCAGGCGCAGGCTGCTGGTGCTGAGCGCTTCTATGTGGTGCAAAGCGGCGATTCCTTGTCCAAAATTGCCAAAGAAATGTACGGCGACGCAAAGCGTTGGCCCGAGATTTACGAAGCCAACAAGGAGCTCATCGGAGACAACCCGAACCTCATCCATCCTGGCCAAAAATTGCGCATACCGTGA
- a CDS encoding DUF4332 domain-containing protein, translating into MARIIDIEGIGPVYKKALKEKAGITTTEAFLEAAATPKKREELAAKTGISEKLILEWANLADLFRIKGVGEEYSDLLEEAGVDTVVELAQRNPENLFAMLKEVNDRKSLVRRLPTLEQVKDWVQQAKKLPRVLTY; encoded by the coding sequence ATGGCAAGGATCATTGATATCGAGGGGATTGGTCCGGTTTACAAAAAGGCGCTTAAAGAGAAGGCCGGCATCACGACCACTGAAGCTTTTCTGGAGGCAGCCGCAACTCCCAAAAAGCGCGAAGAACTTGCCGCCAAGACGGGTATCAGCGAGAAACTCATTCTAGAATGGGCAAATTTGGCTGACCTGTTCCGGATTAAGGGCGTTGGGGAAGAATATTCCGACTTGCTGGAAGAGGCAGGGGTGGATACGGTGGTCGAGTTGGCGCAACGCAATCCGGAAAACCTTTTTGCCATGCTAAAGGAAGTCAACGACCGCAAAAGTCTGGTGCGCCGCTTGCCCACTCTGGAACAGGTCAAAGACTGGGTACAGCAAGCCAAGAAACTGCCCCGAGTTCTCACCTACTAG
- a CDS encoding formate--tetrahydrofolate ligase: MIVEVKSPVPSDIEIAQAARLRPIREVAAELGLSEDDLDLYGKYKAKVHLDVLERLKDRPNAKYVDVTAITPTPLGEGKTVTTISLSQGLHYIGKKVFTCIRQPSQGPTFGIKGGAAGGGYAQIVPMEDFNLHLTGDIHAVGAANNLLAAAIDARIMHEDEMSDERLLKALCPDDKFAPWMYKRLQKLGIKAEKPSDLSPEDRRRFVRLDIDPYSITLNRVIDINDRAIRNVVIGLGTKDDGRPRQTGFDITVASEVMAILALATSLRDLRERIGRMVVGTDKNHNPITAEDLGVAGAMTVLLKDALMPNLMQTLAGTPAFVHAGPFANIAHGNNSIIADMIGLKLISGGYLVTESGFGADCGMEKFFDIKCRYSGLIPNCVVMVASIRALKMHGGGPRVVAGVPLNPAYKQENLELLEKGLCNLEANIKIALKFGIPVVVSVNKFNTDTAREIALVKEAAVAAGAEVAVVNEGWAKGEAGAAELAEAVVAACEKPSNFRFLYPLDIPIKDKIEIIAREIYGADGVLFEAAAQQKLKLYTDLGYDKLPINMAKTHLSLSHDPNWKGVPKNYMLPVRDIRASVGAGFLYPLCGAMRTMPGLPSRPVFMDIDIDVETGKVLGLS, encoded by the coding sequence ATGATCGTCGAAGTCAAATCACCAGTACCGAGCGATATTGAAATTGCTCAAGCGGCCAGACTGCGACCTATTCGTGAGGTGGCAGCTGAATTAGGCCTCTCAGAGGATGACCTTGACCTCTATGGCAAATACAAGGCCAAGGTTCATCTCGATGTCTTGGAGCGCTTGAAGGACCGCCCCAATGCCAAGTACGTTGATGTAACCGCTATCACCCCCACACCACTGGGTGAAGGCAAAACAGTAACTACGATAAGCCTCAGCCAAGGCCTACATTATATCGGCAAAAAAGTTTTCACCTGTATCCGTCAACCCTCACAAGGTCCTACCTTCGGCATCAAGGGAGGTGCAGCCGGCGGCGGCTATGCCCAGATCGTCCCTATGGAGGACTTTAACCTGCACCTTACAGGCGATATCCATGCTGTAGGCGCCGCTAACAACTTGCTGGCTGCTGCCATTGATGCCCGCATCATGCACGAGGATGAGATGAGCGATGAGAGGCTGCTCAAAGCGCTCTGCCCAGATGACAAGTTTGCCCCCTGGATGTACAAGCGGCTGCAGAAACTGGGCATCAAAGCAGAGAAGCCGTCTGATTTGAGCCCTGAAGATAGGAGGCGCTTTGTCCGTCTGGACATTGATCCATACAGTATCACTCTGAACCGCGTGATTGATATCAATGACCGGGCTATCCGTAATGTGGTTATCGGGCTGGGCACGAAAGACGATGGGCGACCTCGCCAAACCGGTTTTGATATCACTGTCGCTAGCGAGGTGATGGCTATCCTGGCCTTGGCGACCAGTCTGAGGGACTTGCGTGAGCGCATCGGGCGCATGGTTGTTGGCACGGACAAGAACCACAATCCCATTACGGCTGAGGACCTTGGCGTAGCCGGGGCCATGACCGTCCTGCTTAAAGACGCGCTCATGCCTAACCTGATGCAGACCCTCGCTGGTACCCCAGCTTTTGTCCATGCCGGGCCGTTTGCCAACATCGCTCACGGTAATAACTCAATTATCGCAGACATGATCGGCCTGAAGTTAATCTCGGGCGGCTACCTGGTCACAGAGTCCGGTTTTGGTGCGGACTGCGGCATGGAAAAGTTCTTCGACATTAAGTGCCGTTACAGTGGGCTAATACCTAACTGCGTAGTCATGGTTGCCTCTATCCGCGCTCTGAAGATGCACGGTGGTGGCCCAAGGGTGGTGGCTGGCGTTCCTCTCAACCCGGCTTACAAGCAGGAGAACCTCGAGCTTTTGGAGAAGGGTCTTTGTAACTTGGAAGCCAATATCAAGATTGCCCTCAAGTTTGGTATCCCGGTCGTGGTGAGCGTCAACAAGTTTAATACGGATACGGCCAGAGAGATTGCGCTGGTAAAAGAAGCTGCCGTTGCTGCTGGCGCTGAGGTGGCCGTGGTCAATGAGGGGTGGGCGAAAGGTGAAGCTGGCGCTGCCGAACTGGCTGAAGCTGTGGTTGCTGCCTGCGAGAAGCCCAGCAACTTCCGGTTCCTCTATCCGCTGGATATACCGATCAAAGACAAGATCGAGATCATCGCCAGAGAAATTTATGGCGCTGACGGCGTTCTCTTTGAGGCAGCAGCTCAGCAAAAGCTCAAACTCTACACAGACCTTGGTTATGACAAACTGCCTATTAATATGGCCAAGACCCATCTATCGCTGTCTCATGATCCAAACTGGAAAGGCGTGCCGAAGAACTACATGCTACCCGTGCGCGATATCCGTGCCTCAGTCGGTGCAGGATTCCTGTATCCGCTCTGCGGCGCCATGCGCACCATGCCCGGCCTGCCCTCCCGCCCTGTCTTCATGGACATTGACATTGACGTAGAGACTGGTAAGGTTTTAGGGCTGTCATAG
- a CDS encoding heavy-metal-associated domain-containing protein has product MPMEKAVFDVPKMYADHHVEAVRKALLELPGIEQITASSALKRVVIVYNDGQLAPGVIEQSLRAAGYAPGEEWELPKLPEGKEDHSPWFQVIPRVTTTDRRDLEMSGDFRKY; this is encoded by the coding sequence GTGCCGATGGAAAAGGCTGTTTTCGATGTGCCGAAAATGTATGCTGACCACCATGTAGAAGCAGTGCGCAAGGCTTTGCTGGAATTGCCTGGCATTGAGCAGATTACGGCGAGCAGCGCTCTGAAGCGCGTGGTGATAGTTTATAATGACGGGCAGCTGGCCCCTGGCGTTATTGAGCAGAGTCTCCGTGCAGCGGGCTATGCTCCTGGAGAAGAGTGGGAACTGCCCAAACTGCCTGAAGGTAAGGAAGACCACTCCCCGTGGTTCCAGGTCATCCCAAGGGTAACGACTACGGATAGACGTGACCTGGAAATGTCGGGAGATTTCCGCAAGTACTAG
- the cooS gene encoding anaerobic carbon-monoxide dehydrogenase catalytic subunit produces MTDQKSIDPAVCDLLEVCESEGISTAFDRAEQMKPCPIGSKGACCKNCAMGPCRLTKEGQVGICGATIDTVAARNFARMVAAGSAAHSDHGRDMALTLLAAATGHAPDYGVRDVRKLYEVASFLDVKTDDRPINDIAKDVAEKALIEFGRQQGEIIYLKRAPHKRQQIWQSLGIAPRGIDREVVDIMHRTHAGNDQAVESLMMSALRTALADGWGGSMLSTDITDILFGSPVPLVARANMGNLSEDQVNIVIHGHEPTLSEMILVAVNDPEMIEYAKSKGAKGINLTGICCTANETLMRQGVPTIGNFLSQELAIATGAVDLMVVDIQCIMQALAPMTKHFHTILVTTSSKAHIDGTTHIEFDEHHAGEIARQIVKMGIDNFPNRGDMHIPKDISHLVAGFSHEYINYALGGFYRGSFRPLNDAVIQGRLRGVAGVVGCNNARTCHDAAHTYIVRELIKNDVLVVMTGCGAIACAKYGFLSPEAAQYAGPGLREICEAVGIPPVLHMGSCVDNTRILTVLSQMATEGGLGQDIADIPGVGFAPEWMSEKAISIGCYFVGSGVYTIFGSESPVANSPAVVRFMSEGWEERVGGKMEFIPDPEEAVRKALEHIDKKRAALGLVEYDPARYGQSGDALMLKVLEQVDEGTLNLYSAKL; encoded by the coding sequence ATGACAGATCAAAAATCCATAGACCCAGCGGTGTGTGATTTGCTGGAAGTATGCGAATCCGAGGGTATTTCCACCGCTTTCGACCGCGCAGAACAAATGAAGCCATGTCCCATTGGCAGTAAAGGGGCTTGTTGCAAGAACTGTGCGATGGGCCCCTGTCGTCTCACTAAAGAAGGCCAGGTCGGTATCTGTGGGGCTACCATTGACACGGTAGCGGCACGTAACTTTGCGCGCATGGTTGCGGCTGGCTCTGCTGCCCATTCTGACCATGGCCGCGATATGGCGTTAACCCTTCTGGCAGCGGCCACAGGTCATGCTCCGGATTATGGCGTACGCGACGTGCGCAAGCTCTATGAAGTTGCCTCTTTTCTCGATGTCAAGACAGATGACCGCCCAATCAACGACATCGCCAAAGATGTAGCTGAGAAGGCTCTGATCGAATTTGGCCGCCAGCAGGGAGAGATCATCTACCTCAAGCGTGCGCCACACAAGCGCCAACAAATCTGGCAAAGCCTGGGCATTGCACCGCGTGGCATTGACCGCGAAGTGGTGGATATCATGCATCGCACTCACGCTGGAAACGATCAAGCCGTTGAGAGCCTTATGATGTCCGCACTGCGTACTGCCCTTGCTGATGGCTGGGGTGGCTCGATGCTTTCCACCGACATCACAGATATCCTTTTTGGCTCCCCTGTGCCACTCGTGGCCAGGGCGAACATGGGCAACCTCAGCGAAGACCAGGTGAATATCGTGATCCACGGCCATGAACCAACTTTGTCTGAGATGATTCTGGTTGCGGTCAACGATCCAGAGATGATTGAATATGCCAAGTCAAAGGGCGCTAAAGGCATTAACCTGACCGGCATTTGCTGCACCGCTAACGAGACATTGATGCGCCAAGGCGTGCCCACCATCGGCAATTTCCTCAGCCAGGAACTGGCCATTGCCACGGGTGCAGTAGATCTGATGGTTGTAGACATCCAGTGCATTATGCAAGCCTTGGCTCCCATGACAAAGCATTTCCATACTATCCTGGTCACTACTTCTTCCAAAGCACATATTGATGGCACCACCCATATTGAGTTTGACGAGCACCATGCTGGAGAGATAGCCAGACAAATCGTGAAGATGGGCATTGACAACTTCCCCAACCGTGGAGACATGCATATCCCTAAGGATATTAGCCACCTGGTAGCTGGCTTCTCGCACGAGTATATCAACTATGCATTGGGTGGTTTCTACCGTGGCTCTTTCCGCCCCTTGAACGATGCCGTCATCCAGGGGCGGCTGCGCGGTGTTGCAGGCGTGGTTGGTTGCAACAACGCGCGAACTTGCCATGACGCGGCTCATACCTATATTGTACGGGAGCTAATCAAGAATGATGTGTTGGTCGTGATGACTGGCTGTGGAGCGATTGCCTGTGCCAAATACGGCTTCTTGTCCCCTGAAGCAGCGCAATACGCAGGGCCAGGGTTGCGCGAAATCTGCGAGGCAGTGGGCATTCCGCCAGTGCTACACATGGGCAGTTGCGTGGACAACACTCGCATCCTCACCGTGCTTAGCCAGATGGCTACGGAAGGCGGGCTGGGTCAAGACATTGCAGATATTCCGGGTGTCGGCTTTGCCCCCGAATGGATGAGCGAAAAGGCGATCTCCATAGGTTGCTACTTCGTCGGTTCAGGAGTATATACCATCTTTGGCAGCGAATCGCCCGTAGCCAATAGCCCTGCTGTGGTGCGTTTTATGAGCGAGGGCTGGGAAGAGCGTGTCGGCGGCAAAATGGAATTCATTCCCGATCCAGAGGAAGCGGTGCGCAAAGCTTTGGAGCACATTGACAAAAAGCGGGCTGCTTTAGGGCTGGTAGAATACGACCCAGCGCGCTATGGCCAAAGCGGCGATGCGCTCATGCTCAAGGTATTGGAGCAGGTAGACGAAGGGACGCTCAATCTGTACAGCGCCAAATTGTAG